Proteins co-encoded in one Saccharomyces mikatae IFO 1815 strain IFO1815 genome assembly, chromosome: 14 genomic window:
- the SMKI14G1220 gene encoding uncharacterized protein (similar to Saccharomyces cerevisiae YNL208W; ancestral locus Anc_2.43), which yields MSANEFYSSGEQGQYNQQNSQERNGGQNNGQYGDNANPNGERGLFSTIVGGSAGAYAGSKVSNNHSKLSGALGAIGGAFLANKISDERKEHKQQEQYGQHGNSNFGGPPQGGYNNNNNNNDRKHNNGNNNGGFGGPGGPGGQGFGRQGPQGFGGPGTQDFGGPGPQGFGGPGPQEFGGPGGQGFGGPNPQEFGGQGRQGFNGGSRW from the coding sequence ATGTCAGCAAACGAATTTTACTCAAGTGGCGAGCAAGGGCAATACAACCAGCAAAACAgccaagaaagaaatggtGGCCAAAACAACGGTCAATATGGCGATAATGCTAATCCTAACGGTGAACGTGGTCTGTTTTCCACAATCGTAGGTGGCAGTGCGGGTGCATACGCTGGTTCCAAGGTATCGAACAATCATTCCAAGTTAAGTGGGGCATTGGGTGCGATAGGTGGTGCATTCCTTGCAAATAAGATATCTGATGAGCGTAAGGAGCACAAGCAGCAAGAACAATACGGTCAACACGGTAACTCAAACTTTGGTGGTCCTCCTCAAGGTGGttacaacaacaacaacaacaacaacgaTCGTAAACATAATAACGGTAACAATAACGGTGGATTCGGCGGACCGGGAGGACCGGGCGGCCAAGGGTTTGGTAGACAAGGTCCACAAGGATTTGGAGGTCCTGGTACACAAGATTTCGGAGGTCCAGGCCCTCAAGGATTTGGAGGTCCAGGTCCACAAGAGTTTGGTGGGCCAGGCGGTCAAGGATTTGGTGGTCCAAACCCTCAGGAGTTTGGAGGCCAAGGCCGTCAAGGTTTCAACGGTGGTTCACGCTGGTAA
- the RIO2 gene encoding protein kinase RIO2 (similar to Saccharomyces cerevisiae RIO2 (YNL207W); ancestral locus Anc_2.44) — MKLDTSHMRYLTTDDFRVLQAVEQGSRSHEVVPTPLIHQISGMRSQSGTNRAISDLAKLSLISKMRNIKYDGYRLTYNGIDYLALKTMLNRDTVYSVGNTIGVGKESDIYKVSDKNGKPRVMKIHRLGRTSFHSVRNNRDYLRNSNQGANWMHLSRLAANKEYQFMSMLYSKGFKVPEPFDNSRHIVVMELIEGYPMRRLRKHKNIPKLYSDLMCFIVELANSGLIHCDFNEFNIMIKNEVEDEKDCGFVVIDFPQCVSIQHQDADYYFQRDVDCIRRFFKKKLKYEPKPDPSMLDTEGFGDGYKYAYPEFKRDVKRSDNLDELVQASGFSKKHPGDRSLETAVESMRNAVYDSDEGVEVESGENDNSEVDDYYDSEINDESSGDDSEDAQEEENERIIEALSSGVENLKMDKLGNYILE; from the coding sequence ATGAAATTGGATACATCTCACATGAGATATTTAACAACTGATGATTTTCGTGTCCTCCAAGCCGTTGAACAAGGTTCTAGAAGTCACGAAGTTGTTCCAACTCCCTtgattcatcaaatttcaGGGATGAGATCACAATCAGGTACGAATCGAGCTATTAGTGATTTGGCCAAACTCAGtttgatttcaaagatgAGAAATATCAAATATGATGGCTATAGGTTAACATATAATGGTATTGATTACCTGGCTTTAAAGACTATGCTGAACAGGGATACCGTGTATTCTGTTGGAAACACCATCGGTGTTGGTAAAGAATCTGATATTTATAAAGTGAGCGATAAAAATGGCAAGCCCAGAGTAATGAAGATCCACAGATTAGGAAGAACTTCCTTCCATTCTGTAAGGAATAATAGAGATTATTTGAGGAATTCTAACCAAGGCGCTAACTGGATGCACCTTTCACGTTTGGCCGCTAACAAAGAATATCAGTTTATGTCGATGCTTTATTCAAAGGGCTTCAAGGTTCCTGAACCATTTGATAATTCTCGCCATATCGTTGTGATGGAGCTTATTGAAGGTTACCCAATGAGAAGACTGAGGaaacataaaaatataCCTAAACTTTATAGTGACCTAATGTGTTTCATCGTTGAGCTAGCCAATAGTGGACTCATCCATTGTGATTTTAATGAATTCAATATTATGATCAAGAACGAAgtagaagatgaaaaggaCTGCGGTTTTGTAGTTATTGATTTTCCACAATGTGTATCCATTCAACATCAAGATGCTGACTATTATTTTCAGAGGGATGTTGATTGTATTCGCCgtttcttcaaaaagaagCTAAAGTACGAACCAAAGCCGGATCCATCAATGCTTGATACTGAAGGTTTTGGAGACGGTTATAAATATGCATATCCAGAATTCAAACGAGACGTTAAAAGAAGTGACAATTTGGATGAATTGGTACAAGCTTCAGGGTTTAGTAAAAAACATCCAGGTGATAGAAGCTTAGAAACTGCCGTCGAAAGCATGAGAAATGCTGTTTATGATTCAGATGAGGGAGTTGAAGTGGAAAGCGGAGAGAACGATAATTCAGAGGTGGATGACTACTATGATTCTGAAATTAATGATGAGAGTTCTGGAGATGATAGCGAAGATgcacaagaagaagaaaatgaacgAATTATAGAGGCACTTTCAAGTGGTGTTGAAAATCTAAAAATGGACAAATTAGGAAACTATATACTAGAGTAG
- the RTT106 gene encoding Rtt106p (similar to Saccharomyces cerevisiae RTT106 (YNL206C); ancestral locus Anc_2.45) codes for MSKSFLDQLPEALRQKIGSVVRALPNSSDIFEELYTYALNESNNDKSRHHKKSRIEDSSDHLKTDKISETNTIFKLEGVSVLSPLRKKLDLVFYLSNIDGSPVITFLKENERELSIFQLNKSIKMASFLPVPEKPNLVYLLMTYTSCGDNKFSEPVVMTLNKENTLNQFKKLGLLDSNVTDFEKCVEYIRKQAILTGFKISNPFIISRSIDDDFEQINSFHLQCHRGTKEGTLYFLPDHIIFGFKKPILLFDASDIESITYSSITRLTFNATLVTKDGSKYEFSMIDQTEYAKIDDYVKRKQMKDKSMSEELKAKSKNKGQQTDNTDDQPSILQEATRQMQDEKKAGLFSDDDEENDQNFEAESDLSDGSGQESSDDAEDADGDEDDDKDKSNQNGLHDDNSLAPLNNNLDQELQYKEFKEPLELEDIPIEIDNDEDEDEDEDEDEDGSGVEYD; via the coding sequence ATGTCGAAATCGTTCTTAGATCAACTGCCAGAGGCTCTCAGACAAAAAATTGGCTCTGTGGTTAGGGCGCTACCAAACTCATCAGATATATTCGAAGAATTGTACACTTATGCGCTGAATGAAAGTAACAATGACAAAAGTAGGCATCATAAAAAGTCAAGGATTGAAGACTCTTCTGATCATCTCAAAACGGataaaatttcagaaaCCAATACTATATTCAAATTAGAAGGTGTGTCTGTACTGTCACCACTAAGGAAAAAGCTCGATTTGGTATTTTATCTTTCAAATATCGACGGGTCTCCAGTGATAACATTCCTCaaggaaaatgaaagagaaCTGAGCATTTTCCAACTAAACAAGAGTATTAAAATGGCATCGTTCCTACCGGTGCCAGAAAAGCCTAATCTAGTATATCTTCTCATGACTTACACATCGTGTGGAGATAACAAATTTTCTGAACCTGTGGTGATGACcttgaacaaagaaaatactctaaaccaatttaaaaaattaGGGCTTCTTGATTCTAATGTGACGGACTTCGAAAAGTGTGTTGAGTATATCAGGAAGCAGGCGATTTTGACTGGTTTCAAAATATCGAACCCATTTATCATTAGTAGATCAAtagatgatgattttgaacaaATAAACTCATTTCATTTGCAATGTCATAGGGGGACTAAAGAAGGTacattatattttttaccAGATCACATAATTTTTGGGTTTAAGAAGcctattttattatttgatgCTTCTGATATCGAATCTATAACGTATTCATCTATTACAAGATTAACATTTAATGCGACCTTGGTGACTAAAGACGGTAGTAAATACGAGTTTTCAATGATAGATCAAACTGAGTATGCAAAAATTGACGATTACgttaaaagaaagcaaatgAAGGATAAATCTATGTCTGAGGAACTGAAAGCTAAATCTAAGAACAAAGGTCAACAAACTGACAATACAGATGACCAGCCATCTATCTTACAGGAAGCCACTCGTCAAATgcaagatgaaaaaaaggcagGCTTATTTTCggatgacgatgaagaaaacgACCAAAATTTCGAGGCAGAAAGTGATCTTTCAGATGGTAGTGGCCAAGAATCCTCTGATGACGCCGAAGATGCAGACGGTGATGAGGACGATGATAAGGATAAAAGCAATCAAAATGGTTTGCATGACGATAATAGTCTCGCACCTTTAAATAATAACCTAGACCAGGAACTTCAATATaaagaattcaaagaacCATTAGAACTTGAGGATATCCCCATAGAAATTGATAATGACGAggacgaagatgaagacgaagatgaagacgaagatggGTCCGGAGTAGAGTATGACTGA
- the SPS18 gene encoding Sps18p (similar to Saccharomyces cerevisiae GCS1 (YDL226C) and SPS18 (YNL204C); ancestral locus Anc_2.46), which translates to MRLFENSIDTENRKRLLRAKKFSGNNNCFECKSINPQFVSCSFGIFICVNCANILRGLDSNMFCVKSITMNNFEERDIRRVEKSGNFRFGSFLSKNGVAQNGVPLCEKYDNLFAKSYRRRLANEVHNNDINQNMYLGFSNFEQYTDGSTNKIKARALREISDNNTNSEGAEFILSEKVVGPDSYQDCEKFPNCLSSERNLDENNHSSATSTLTIEKFQKDPIGTISKSWVLLSGALYKSYEDFKGSVVQPTIENIQQRDLSNDIKRSLVHFNEKLHETPHLPSPVFSCFTGEDIFPP; encoded by the coding sequence ATGCGTTTGTTTGAAAATAGTATAGATACGGAAAATCGAAAGAGACTGTTACGTgccaagaaattttctGGCAATAACAATTGTTTTGAATGCAAGAGTATTAATCCTCAATTTGTTTCTTGTAGCTTCGGTATATTTATTTGTGTCAATTGTGCAAACATTTTGAGGGGGCTAGATTCAAACATGTTCTGTGTTAAGTCGATAACaatgaataattttgaagaaagggATATCAGGAGAGTAGAGAAAAGCGGAAATTTCAGGTTTGGTTCTTTTCTGTCGAAAAATGGTGTTGCACAGAATGGTGTTCCGTTAtgtgaaaaatatgataaCTTGTTTGCTAAAAGTTATAGGAGAAGATTGGCCAATGAAGTGCAcaataatgatataaaTCAGAATATGTATTTGGGGTTCAGTAACTTCGAGCAGTATACAGATGGTTCGACgaacaaaataaaagctCGAGCATTAAGGGAAATATCTGATAACAATACCAACTCCGAAGGGGCAGAATTTATACTATCAGAAAAAGTTGTAGGCCCAGATAGTTACCAAGATTGCGAAAAATTTCCTAACTGTCTGAGCTCCGAAAGAAACCTCGACGAAAATAACCATTCAAGTGCTACAAGCACATTAACGATcgaaaaattccaaaaggACCCCATTGGTACTATTTCTAAAAGTTGGGTGTTGCTTTCGGGTGCACTATACAAATCATATGAAGACTTTAAAGGCTCAGTTGTTCAGCCAACAATTGAGAACATTCAGCAAAGAGATTTGTCAAATGACATTAAGAGATCACTTGTGCattttaatgaaaaattacatGAGACACCCCATTTACCCTCGccagttttttcttgtttcactGGGGAAGACATTTTTCCCCCGTAA
- the SPS19 gene encoding 2,4-dienoyl-CoA reductase (NADPH) (similar to Saccharomyces cerevisiae SPS19 (YNL202W); ancestral locus Anc_2.47) has protein sequence MNAGNTLDRKFITEGSWRPDLFKGKVAFVTGGAGTICRVQTEALVLLGCKAAIVGRDLERTEKAAKGISQLAEDKDAVLAIANVDVRNFKEMENAVKKTIQKFGKIDFVIAGAAGNFVCDFANLSPNAFKSVIDIDLLGSFNTAKACLKELKKSKGSILFVSATFHYYGVPFQGHVGAAKAGIDALAKNLAVELGPLGIRSNCIAPGAIDNTEGLNRLAGGEFKEKALAKIPLQRLGSTRDIAESTVYIFSPAASYVTGTILVVDGGMWHLGTYFGHELFPESLMKGMISKL, from the coding sequence ATGAACGCTGGAAACACTTTGGACAGAAAATTCATAACTGAGGGTTCATGGAGGCCTGATTTATTTAAGGGTAAAGTAGCATTTGTCACTGGCGGTGCTGGAACAATATGCCGTGTTCAAACAGAAGCCTTGGTTCTTCTCGGTTGTAAAGCAGCTATTGTAGGAAGAGATCTGGAAAGAACAGAAAAAGCCGCGAAGGGAATTTCTCAGTTGGCAGAAGACAAAGACGCAGTTTTGGCCATCGCAAACGTCGACGTTCGCAACTTTAAAGAAATGGAGAATGCGGTTAAAAAGACGATACAGAAATTTGGAAAGATCGACTTTGTTATTGCTGGCGCTGCTGGAAACTTCGTGTGCGATTTTGCAAACCTCTCTCCAAACGCCTTTAAATCAGTTATTGATATAGATTTACTGGGGAGTTTCAATACCGCGAAGGCATGCCTGAAGGAGCTAAAAAAGTCGAAGGGTTCCATCTTATTCGTCTCTGCTACTTTTCATTACTATGGTGTGCCATTTCAAGGCCATGTCGGTGCTGCTAAAGCTGGAATTGATGCTTTGGCTAAAAATTTAGCGGTCGAGTTGGGCCCTTTGGGTATACGTTCAAATTGCATTGCTCCGGGAGCTATTGACAATACAGAAGGCCTGAACAGATTGGCCGGGGGGGAATTTAAGGAAAAGGCTCTCGCAAAAATACCGTTGCAAAGACTAGGGTCAACAAGGGACATAGCGGAATCTACAGTTTACATTTTTTCGCCCGCTGCATCGTATGTCACTGGTACTATCTTAGTGGTCGATGGTGGTATGTGGCATTTAGGAACTTATTTTGGACATGAGTTGTTTCCAGAATCCTTGATGAAGGGTATGATCTCCAAATTGTAA
- the PSY2 gene encoding Psy2p (similar to Saccharomyces cerevisiae PSY2 (YNL201C); ancestral locus Anc_2.48) gives MSLPGTPTTSPTPMDEDSEQTTSVNTEPKRVKVYILENNEWKDTGTGFCIGEVDESKFAYLVVSDEDSPTETLLKSKLEGNIEYQRQEETLIVWKDLGGKDIALSFEESMGCDTLCEFIVHVQRNIESNISLVTVKSSDNGLGSVHDIITGPVTLPSNDSEQNGQTLLEALKILNENTSFDFLKNETIEFILQSNYIDTLISHFHKAEEKKIPKDLFLLSNIIKTLILYNQRDILESMVEDDRIMGIVGILEYDTEYPTSKANHRKYLGSKGPNFKEVIPLENEDLKVIMKKCFRLQFLKDVVLVRFLDDHNFNLISEIVMDLETCIIDFLQVGTFLDRLIELYNTNTLPDSPSIREKFVEKRKDGIRLLQQCVQMSINLDAVDRSKFYKTLVRKGLFKVLDYAFHMETDSNARILATDTIITIIEHDILLIHNVQNEDSFKQQHKLASNVKSSLRSNPHDYSTSTDSKLLSILSTILLSDRSPGLREQVVQALNTLLHPEGCLGNGEGSYDLMGRSGYESKNTSEDFPNFGYGLNSDSTNLNNYHYNGDDMNNLEAESESEFQVMEYFANFYNKIAPILFGPLIKKATTPEMSGKIEKAKKDDLLLIHLIKLVSFVCTEHDRVLSRRFILENGILDSVSELVGGNHMLQLRLTAVRCIKNIMCLDDKYYHRYMISKNLYASVFKLFQENIDKNNLANSCIQDFFRIIITECRAYQGNHHNRREENNGTYSSNVSNVRVSANNNRTNFTILNKYLVQTYGSILKKAADIPFIQDMLEIEEENQPDHSSFENSLEGDNEVSVNISSEGFTSNHLEEIDIKNVKRLHSEIEHFENDPHYSSDQLAFKKTVDQMNAST, from the coding sequence ATGTCATTACCAGGTACGCCAACAACTTCTCCAACTCCGATGGATGAGGATAGCGAACAAACCACTTCGGTTAACACTGAACCAAAGAGAGTAAAAGTCTACATTCTAGAAAATAACGAATGGAAAGACACAGGGACAGGGTTTTGTATAGGGGAGGTGGATGAAAGCAAATTTGCGTACCTTGTTGTCTCTGATGAGGACTCCCCGACTGAAACTCTATTAAAATCTAAACTTGAAGGAAATATTGAATACCAACGGCAGGAAGAAACGCTTATCGTTTGGAAAGATTTGGGAGGGAAAGATATAGCTCTGAGTTTCGAAGAGAGTATGGGATGTGATACCCTATGCGAATTCATTGTCCACGTCCAAAGGAACATAGAATCGAATATTTCCTTAGTTACCGTTAAATCTAGCGACAATGGACTTGGATCTGTTCACGACATTATAACAGGTCCGGTGACTTTACCCTCTAACGACTCTGAACAAAATGGCCAAACTTTACTAGAAGCTCTAAAGATCTTAAATGAGAATACGTCTTTcgatttcttgaaaaatgaaaccaTTGAGTTTATTCTCCAGTCCAATTACATCGATACTTTGATATCACATTTCCACAAAgcggaagaaaaaaaaataccgAAAGATTTATTCTTGTTAAGTAATATAATCAAGACTTTAATTCTTTACAACCAAAGGGATATATTGGAATCAATGGTGGAGGACGATAGAATCATGGGAATAGTTGGGATCTTAGAATACGACACGGAATACCCAACATCAAAGGCTAATCATAGAAAATATTTGGGTTCAAAAGGCCCCAACTTCAAAGAAGTTATTCCattggaaaatgaagacCTTAAagtaataatgaagaagtGTTTCCGTCTACAGTTCTTAAAAGATGTGGTGCTCGTGCGATTTTTAGACGATCATAATTTTAACTTAATCTCAGAAATTGTGATGGATTTAGAAACATGTATCATTGACTTTCTTCAGGTAGGAACGTTTTTGGACAGACTAATAGAGCTTTATAATACCAATACCCTTCCAGATAGTCCCTCAATAAGAGAGAAGTTTGTAGAGAAACGGAAAGACGGCATCAGACTTCTGCAACAATGCGTACAAATGTCGATCAATTTAGATGCAGTTGATCGTTCCAAATTTTATAAGACACTTGTTCGAAAAGGTCTATTCAAAGTTCTAGATTATGCATTTCATATGGAAACGGATAGTAATGCTCGGATTCTTGCTACGGATACGATTATTACCATAATTGAACACGACATTTTGTTGATTCACAACGTTCAAAATGAAGATTCTTTCAAACAACAACACAAATTAGCATCTAATGTGAAGTCTTCCCTTCGGAGCAATCCCCACGATTACAGCACAAGCACTGATTCTAAGCTACTGTCAATACTTTCAACGATCCTCCTTTCCGATAGGAGCCCGGGATTGAGAGAACAAGTTGTGCAAGCGCTAAACACATTGCTTCATCCAGAAGGATGCCTTGGTAACGGTGAAGGTTCGTATGATCTCATGGGCAGGTCTGGTTATGAATCAAAAAACACATCGGAAGATTTCCCAAATTTCGGTTATGGTTTAAACTCAGATTCAACTAACTTAAACAACTATCACTATAACGGTGATGATATGAATAATTTAGAGGCAGAATCCGAATCGGAATTTCAAGTAATGGAATACTTTGCAAATTTTTATAACAAGATTGCTCCAATACTGTTTGGACCATTGATTAAAAAGGCTACCACTCCAGAAATGAGTggaaaaatagaaaaggcTAAAAAAGACGATCTTTTGCTAATTCATTTAATAAAATTAGTATCATTTGTGTGCACTGAACACGATCGTGTTTTATCCCGGAGATTCATACTAGAAAATGGCATATTAGATTCGGTCAGCGAACTTGTTGGCGGTAATCATATGTTGCAGCTGAGGTTGACAGCGGTAAGGTGCATTAAAAACATTATGTGTCTCGATGACAAATACTATCATCGATATAtgatttccaaaaatttaTATGCCTCAGTTTTTAAACTGTTCCAGGAGAACATAGATAAAAACAACCTTGCAAATTCATGCattcaagattttttcCGTATTATCATAACGGAATGCAGAGCATATCAAGGTAATCATCATAACAGAAGAGAGGAGAATAATGGCACTTATAGTAGCAACGTCAGTAACGTTAGAGTGAGCGCGAATAACAATAGAACGAACTTCACCATTTTAAACAAATACTTGGTTCAAACTTATGGTagcattttgaaaaaggcaGCTGATATTCCTTTCATTCAAGACATGCTAGAAATTgaggaagaaaatcaaCCCGATCATTCTAGTTTCGAAAATAGTCTTGAAGGTGATAATGAAGTTTCAGTAAATATATCATCAGAGGGATTCACTTCAAACCACTTAGAAGAGATTGACATTAAAAATGTCAAAAGATTACATTCTGAGATCGAACACTTTGAAAACGATCCTCATTATTCTAGTGATCAGTTAGCATTTAAAAAAACCGTCGACCAAATGAATGCAAGCacatga
- the NNR1 gene encoding NADHX epimerase (similar to Saccharomyces cerevisiae YNL200C; ancestral locus Anc_2.49) → MSALKVVSSKLAAEIDKELMGPQIGFTLQQLMELAGFSVAQAVCRQFPLSGKTETERGKHVFVIAGPGNNGGDGLVCARHLKLFGYNPIVYYPKRSERTEFYKQLVHQLNFFKVPILSQDEENWLEYLKPEKTLCIVDAIFGFSFKPPMREPFKSIVEELCKLQDRIPIVSVDVPTGWDVDKGPISQPSINPAVLVSLTVPKPCSNHIRENFTTHYVGGRFIPRDFANKYGFEPFGYESTDQILKL, encoded by the coding sequence atgtctGCGTTGAAAGTTGTTTCATCAAAGCTTGCTGCTGAAATTGACAAAGAATTGATGGGTCCTCAAATCGGATTCACTTTACAACAGCTTATGGAATTAGCTGGGTTTAGTGTCGCACAGGCTGTATGTCGGCAGTTTCCCCTGAGCGGAAAGACTGAAACGGAAAGGGGGAAGCATGTATTTGTTATAGCCGGCCCAGGTAACAATGGTGGAGATGGCCTTGTGTGCGCAAGACATCTAAAACTTTTTGGTTACAACCCTATTGTTTATTACCCCAAGAGGAGCGAGCGCACTGAGTTCTACAAACAACTAGTCCACCAgttgaatttcttcaaagttcCAATACTATCTCAGGATGAGGAAAACTGGCTGGAATATTTGAAGCCAGAAAAGACTTTGTGTATTGTGGATGCTATATTTGGCTTTAGTTTCAAACCCCCCATGAGAGAACCATTCAAGAGCATTGTCGAAGAACTATGCAAACTACAAGATCGTATCCCAATCGTTTCAGTGGACGTCCCCACAGGCTGGGACGTTGACAAAGGTCCTATCTCACAGCCCTCAATCAACCCTGCCGTACTTGTTTCTCTAACCGTGCCTAAACCGTGCAGCAACCATATTAGAGAAAACTTTACAACTCATTATGTTGGGGGAAGATTCATTCCTCGAGATTTCGCTAATAAATACGGCTTTGAGCCATTTGGATATGAATCCACAGACCAAATATTAAAATTGTGA
- the GCR2 gene encoding Gcr2p (similar to Saccharomyces cerevisiae GCR2 (YNL199C); ancestral locus Anc_2.50) translates to MHHQTKLDVFIIRAYNLLSNESVISGASLQSVTNSPQTATNTPSGMVNGMAGTGIANPSGLMGSDSTPNIDEIITSAGSSALAKTNSDSANVTPNGNSSSTSAISNTSNPTNTANNANSSTTSNGIYTQAQYSQLFAKISKLYNATLSSGSIDDRSTSPKSAIELYQRFQQIIKELELSFEASPYAKYFRRLDGRLWQIKTDSELENDELWRLVSMSIFGVFDPQTGQILTQGRRKGNSLNTSTKGSPSDLQGTNNGNNNGSNGNIGNGNNIKNYGNKNLTNNRTKKRGTRVAKNVKNGKNNKNNNKERNNMADTSTFGNTTINNPGANMLFDPSLSQQLQKRLQTLSQDVNSRSLTGYYTQPTSPGSGGFEFGLSHTDLNPNTSGNNMGYNTMTNNGSHSWKRRSLGSLDVNTLDDEAVEELLQLTNTNKRQRPMTSTAEGALINDGPDTNLNTTNTQMKVDLNPPNNMASIDTEAVVRPLKEAYDAIISEKGQRIVQLERELELQRQETQWLRKMLIEDMGCVRSMLRDLQR, encoded by the coding sequence AGTGTTACGAACTCGCCGCAGACAGCAACGAACACACCGTCTGGTATGGTTAATGGGATGGCAGGAACAGGGATTGCTAATCCATCAGGGTTGATGGGGTCTGATAGTACACCTAATATCGATGAGATTATAACTAGCGCCGGTAGCAGTGCGCTGGCGAAAACTAACTCTGATAGTGCCAATGTAACGCCGAATGGTAATTCAAGTTCCACCTCAGCCATAAGCAATACAAGCAATCCTACCAACACCGCCAACAATGCAAACTCTAGCACAACGTCAAATGGAATTTACACACAAGCTCAATATTCTCAACTTTTTGCCAAGATATCAAAACTGTATAACGCTACACTATCGTCCGGATCGATTGACGATAGATCAACGTCACCGAAATCGGCAATCGAATTATACCAGAGATTTCAACAAATCATTAAGGAACTTGAACTAAGTTTTGAGGCAAGCCCTTACGCAAAATATTTCCGTCGCTTGGATGGAAGACTTTGGCAAATCAAGACAGACTCAGAGTTGGAAAACGACGAATTATGGCGACTAGTCTCCATGAGCATATTTGGCGTATTCGATCCCCAAACGGGCCAGATTTTGACTCAAGGACGTAGAAAGGGGAACTCTTTAAATACATCCACCAAGGGTTCTCCATCTGATTTGCAAGGAACAAACAATGGGAACAATAATGGAAGTAATGGTAACATCGGAAATGGAAACAACATCAAAAACTATGGAAATAAAAACTTGACGAACAATcgaacaaaaaaaagaggcaCTAGAGTGGCTAAGAATgttaaaaatggaaaaaataataaaaataacaataaagaGAGGAATAACATGGCAGATACGAGCACATTTGGTAACACAACGATAAACAACCCAGGTGCCAATATGCTTTTTGATCCCTCATTATCTCAGCAGCTACAAAAGCGACTGCAAACGCTATCCCAAGATGTCAATTCTCGTTCATTAACAGGGTATTATACACAGCCAACCAGTCCTGGTTCAGGTGGATTCGAATTTGGTCTGAGCCATACAGACCTAAACCCTAACACTTCTGGTAATAATATGGGCTATAATACAATGACAAATAATGGATCCCATTCATGGAAACGAAGGTCATTGGGTTCATTAGACGTTAATACACTGGACGACGAGGCAGTAGAAGAACTTCTACAACTAACAAATACGAATAAGAGGCAAAGACCAATGACAAGTACAGCAGAAGGTGCGTTAATAAATGATGGTCCGGATACCAATCTAAACACAACCAACACCCAGATGAAAGTTGATCTAAATCCTCCGAATAATATGGCGTCTATAGATACAGAAGCTGTGGTACGCCCTTTGAAAGAAGCTTATGATGCTATCATATCCGAGAAAGGACAAAGAATTGTACAATTGGAAAGGGAATTGGAATTACAACGCCAAGAGACGCAGTGGTTAAGGAAAATGTTAATCGAGGACATGGGCTGTGTTCGGAGTATGCTAAGAGATTTACAAAGGTGA